One Chitinivibrionales bacterium genomic window carries:
- a CDS encoding thioredoxin fold domain-containing protein, whose translation MKKVFLVVVSFFFFVPFAAYSQIDLSNLKTDALEKEPAKEPVRIEVDHGIVSDSSKVTTTFSFTMPSDVYVYRAESLFFKIHFDEVTGLGDASVEMPDPVVHTNFDGTRVDVITNGREISVTREIRDSEWRMRGFIRYQACNKTTCFTPRKFPFLVSSNPEDSLEAVAPQSPSGGSEQIHQALKSFTSKGKASGYLGVQEFLSFLENPESGGMSFAGKNLWLIIGLILIGGIALNLTPCVLPMIPITLAVLGAGAQAGSKARGFSVGSFYGLGMAIAYGILGLVVTVTGAQFGIINSSPVFNIAIAVLFIVLSLAMFDVIHIDFTKYRSGVTSNQSKKGNLFVALFMGGVAALLAGACVAPVIISVVVYASTLYAKGQPTGLLLPFLLGLGMALPWPFAGAGLSILPKPGKWMNWVKGAFGVIILAVALHYGYTGVKLLKSMDTAVVESTVSSSDLQWRRLAEGLAIAQQQNKPVFVDFWATWCKNCLAMDATTFKDEQVKSRLEEYVLVKYKAEDPQDPQTKAVLEQFGIVGLPTFVVLTPRQVP comes from the coding sequence GTGAAAAAAGTATTTCTGGTCGTCGTATCGTTTTTTTTCTTTGTTCCGTTTGCTGCATATTCCCAGATCGATCTGAGTAATCTTAAAACGGATGCACTTGAGAAAGAACCGGCCAAAGAGCCGGTACGGATCGAGGTCGACCATGGTATTGTCTCCGATTCTTCGAAGGTGACAACAACCTTTTCTTTTACGATGCCCTCCGACGTCTATGTATACCGTGCCGAGTCACTTTTTTTTAAAATTCATTTCGATGAAGTGACCGGTTTAGGCGACGCATCGGTGGAAATGCCGGATCCCGTGGTCCATACGAATTTCGATGGTACCAGAGTGGACGTAATCACCAATGGTCGGGAAATCTCAGTTACGCGGGAGATTCGAGACAGCGAGTGGCGCATGCGCGGCTTTATCAGGTACCAGGCCTGTAACAAGACGACCTGTTTTACCCCCCGTAAATTTCCCTTTCTGGTGTCGAGTAATCCCGAAGATTCTCTTGAGGCGGTTGCTCCTCAAAGCCCTTCCGGGGGGAGTGAACAAATACATCAGGCACTCAAAAGTTTTACGAGCAAAGGAAAAGCTTCCGGTTATCTTGGCGTTCAGGAATTTCTCTCCTTTCTTGAGAACCCGGAATCGGGGGGGATGAGCTTTGCAGGGAAGAATCTCTGGCTGATTATCGGGCTGATACTTATTGGTGGAATAGCCCTCAATCTGACCCCGTGCGTGCTTCCGATGATCCCGATCACGCTGGCGGTACTCGGCGCCGGTGCACAGGCCGGATCAAAGGCGCGCGGTTTCTCGGTAGGAAGTTTCTACGGGCTCGGCATGGCCATTGCCTACGGAATCCTCGGCCTCGTTGTCACAGTGACAGGTGCCCAATTCGGGATTATCAACTCTTCACCGGTGTTCAATATTGCAATCGCCGTCCTGTTTATCGTCTTGTCGTTGGCCATGTTCGATGTTATTCATATTGATTTTACAAAGTACAGATCCGGAGTTACTTCAAACCAGTCGAAAAAAGGCAATCTGTTTGTGGCCTTATTCATGGGCGGGGTTGCAGCACTTCTTGCAGGAGCCTGCGTTGCCCCCGTTATTATATCGGTTGTCGTCTATGCTTCGACACTCTATGCCAAAGGGCAGCCGACGGGTCTTTTACTTCCATTTCTTCTCGGACTCGGCATGGCGCTCCCCTGGCCTTTTGCCGGCGCCGGTCTCTCTATTCTTCCCAAACCGGGAAAATGGATGAACTGGGTAAAGGGAGCATTCGGAGTTATAATACTTGCCGTTGCATTGCATTACGGTTACACCGGGGTAAAGCTTCTCAAAAGCATGGATACCGCGGTAGTCGAGTCGACGGTATCAAGCTCCGACCTTCAGTGGCGCCGACTGGCCGAGGGACTCGCAATTGCACAACAGCAAAACAAACCCGTGTTTGTCGATTTCTGGGCCACCTGGTGCAAGAACTGTCTGGCCATGGATGCTACAACCTTCAAGGACGAGCAGGTCAAAAGCAGACTTGAGGAGTATGTCCTGGTAAAATACAAGGCCGAGGACCCGCAGGATCCCCAAACCAAAGCGGTATTGGAGCAGTTCGGTATTGTGGGATTACCCACCTTTGTGGTTCTGACTCCCCGACAGGTCCCGTAA